One segment of Alistipes finegoldii DSM 17242 DNA contains the following:
- a CDS encoding S41 family peptidase, whose protein sequence is MYKNSKYTILFPLLLAAGVVLGLLLGQYMGRNSTTSQIKGMLRQMALPTNKLTYTLSLIENQYVDSVAMDSLAEHVIPLLVKELDPHSVYIPAAEMQQLNEPLEGEFDGIGVVFNMATDTVIVLNVIPQGPSDKAGIKAGDRIIEINDTLVAGQKIPQRDVVKKLRGPRGTTVHLGLGRQGIGELVGVDVVRDKIPIKSIESAFRIADGIGYIKLGQFARTTSAEMEQALASLRAEGVTKLIFDLRGNSGGYLDQAILVANEFLHKEQLIVYTEDRHHQQQREYADGTGSAQDMDVVVLIDEGSASSSEILAGALQDNDRGTIVGRRSFGKGLVQRQIPYSDGSALRLTTARYYTPTGRSIQKPYTIGDDESYEEDIWNRYRNNEFFSADSIHFADSLKRTTPGGKVVYGGGGIMPDVFVPADTTDVTKYFVEVAGRNILYRYTIEYADRHREALNAVKTIPELQALLDGDRGLVEDFIRYAARQGVAPNYRDIARSRKLIEAQLRAYIGRNTALEDNGFYANIYPVDNVIVRAVGILNETREND, encoded by the coding sequence ATGTACAAAAATTCGAAATACACCATTCTCTTCCCGCTGCTGCTGGCAGCGGGCGTCGTATTGGGCCTGTTGCTGGGACAGTACATGGGCCGCAACAGCACCACTTCGCAGATCAAAGGCATGCTCCGGCAGATGGCCCTGCCGACCAACAAACTGACCTACACGCTCTCGCTGATCGAGAACCAGTATGTCGATTCGGTGGCGATGGATTCGCTGGCCGAACATGTCATACCGCTGCTGGTCAAGGAGCTGGATCCGCATTCGGTCTACATTCCGGCTGCCGAGATGCAGCAGCTGAACGAACCGCTGGAGGGCGAGTTCGACGGCATCGGCGTGGTCTTCAACATGGCCACCGACACGGTGATCGTGCTGAACGTCATCCCGCAGGGACCGAGCGACAAGGCCGGAATCAAGGCCGGCGACCGCATCATCGAGATCAACGACACGCTCGTGGCGGGACAGAAGATTCCGCAGCGCGACGTGGTGAAGAAACTGCGCGGTCCGCGCGGCACGACAGTGCACCTCGGACTCGGACGGCAGGGAATCGGCGAGCTGGTTGGCGTCGATGTCGTACGCGACAAGATTCCGATCAAGAGCATCGAATCGGCATTCCGCATCGCCGACGGCATCGGTTACATCAAACTGGGGCAGTTCGCCCGCACCACCTCCGCGGAGATGGAGCAGGCGCTGGCTTCGCTGCGGGCGGAAGGCGTCACCAAACTGATCTTCGACCTCAGGGGCAATTCGGGCGGCTATCTCGATCAGGCGATTCTGGTCGCCAACGAATTCCTGCACAAGGAGCAGCTGATCGTCTATACTGAGGACCGCCATCACCAGCAACAGCGCGAATATGCCGACGGCACCGGTTCGGCGCAGGACATGGACGTCGTTGTGCTGATCGACGAGGGGAGCGCCTCTTCGAGCGAAATCCTCGCGGGAGCCTTGCAGGACAACGACCGTGGTACGATTGTTGGACGTCGTTCGTTCGGAAAGGGACTCGTACAGCGTCAGATACCTTACAGCGACGGATCGGCCCTGCGGCTTACGACGGCACGTTATTACACGCCCACGGGCCGCTCGATCCAGAAGCCCTATACGATCGGCGACGACGAAAGCTACGAGGAGGACATTTGGAACCGCTACCGGAACAACGAGTTTTTCTCGGCCGACAGCATCCACTTCGCCGACTCGCTCAAACGGACGACGCCCGGCGGCAAGGTGGTTTACGGCGGCGGCGGCATCATGCCCGACGTTTTCGTGCCGGCCGACACGACCGACGTGACGAAATACTTCGTCGAGGTGGCGGGGCGCAACATCCTCTACCGCTACACGATCGAGTATGCCGACCGTCACCGCGAGGCGCTCAACGCCGTGAAGACGATTCCCGAACTGCAGGCCCTGCTCGACGGCGACCGGGGACTGGTCGAAGACTTCATCCGCTATGCGGCGCGTCAGGGAGTAGCTCCGAATTACCGCGACATCGCCCGTTCGCGCAAACTGATCGAAGCCCAGCTCAGGGCCTACATCGGCCGCAATACGGCACTGGAGGACAACGGATTTTACGCCAACATCTATCCCGTGGACAACGTGATAGTACGCGCGGTCGGGATATTAAACGAGACACGAGAAAATGATTAA
- a CDS encoding DUF3078 domain-containing protein, with the protein MKPFYLILTLIPALLIGRTVSAQISVDEVDAGEESVTFQDKLKSIPVDVDYFSRARYKAERAAIRKERNYLEFNSGVQGALTSYNDPWISVSGGDNSIALTAVIGLRHVFTKNLFTIETKFSAKLGYNRMKVETQRLDADGKPMVDDNGNNIMDSEGVWFKNQDEFVVSVAPSFKMSENWSYGSILNFRSQFVNGYKSRTEQKKEHLKSKFMTPGYLDISLGITYKSPKPKFPIVINLSPIALNATFAENDWIRRRQVEERVDSEGKKTVTEIKPAYNYGIEDPDKTSKYEGGSSIQIDFDRTFGKTGFLRYRTTLYSFYGWITDIGQKNKISDYTKFRHAYEEWDKTANKDIKDKPRLPIHPIARWENTLDIKATKYLSTTLSFQLYYNRAQNVDVQTRTLLSVGLTYTFKNK; encoded by the coding sequence ATGAAACCTTTTTATCTCATATTGACGCTTATTCCGGCTCTTCTGATCGGCCGCACCGTCTCTGCCCAGATTTCCGTCGACGAAGTCGATGCCGGGGAGGAGAGCGTGACTTTTCAGGACAAACTGAAATCCATACCCGTAGATGTCGATTATTTCAGCCGCGCCCGTTACAAGGCCGAGCGCGCCGCGATCCGCAAGGAGCGCAACTACCTCGAATTCAACAGCGGGGTGCAGGGCGCGCTTACCTCGTACAACGACCCTTGGATCTCGGTGTCGGGCGGTGACAACTCCATCGCGCTTACGGCGGTGATCGGCCTGCGCCATGTTTTCACCAAGAATCTTTTCACCATCGAAACCAAGTTCAGTGCCAAGCTGGGCTATAACCGGATGAAGGTGGAGACGCAGCGTCTCGATGCCGACGGCAAGCCGATGGTCGATGACAACGGCAACAACATTATGGACAGCGAGGGCGTCTGGTTCAAGAATCAGGACGAATTCGTGGTCTCGGTCGCCCCGTCGTTCAAGATGTCCGAAAACTGGTCCTACGGTTCGATCCTGAACTTCCGCAGCCAGTTCGTCAACGGCTATAAATCGCGCACGGAGCAGAAAAAGGAGCACCTCAAGAGCAAGTTCATGACTCCGGGTTACCTCGACATCTCGCTCGGTATCACCTACAAAAGCCCCAAACCCAAATTCCCGATCGTGATCAACCTCTCGCCGATCGCCCTGAACGCCACCTTTGCCGAAAACGACTGGATCCGCAGACGGCAGGTGGAAGAAAGAGTAGACAGTGAAGGCAAAAAGACAGTGACTGAGATAAAGCCGGCATACAACTACGGTATCGAAGATCCCGACAAGACGTCGAAATACGAAGGCGGTTCCTCGATCCAGATCGACTTCGACCGCACGTTCGGCAAAACGGGATTCCTGCGCTACCGCACGACGCTCTACTCCTTCTACGGCTGGATCACCGATATCGGCCAGAAGAACAAGATCAGCGACTACACGAAGTTCCGCCATGCCTACGAAGAATGGGACAAGACAGCCAATAAAGACATCAAGGACAAGCCCCGGCTGCCGATCCATCCGATCGCACGCTGGGAAAATACGCTCGACATCAAGGCAACAAAATACCTCTCCACGACGTTAAGTTTCCAGCTCTATTACAACCGGGCGCAGAACGTCGATGTGCAGACCCGTACGCTGCTGAGCGTCGGACTGACCTATACCTTTAAGAACAAATAA
- the nfo gene encoding deoxyribonuclease IV: MKYIGAHVSASGGVENAPANAHKIGATAFALFTKNQRQWVAAPLTAAQIDSFRNVCDQYGYLPAQILPHDSYLINLGHPERDGLEKSRAAFLDEMQRCEQLGLDRLNFHPGSHLQKIAPEESLDRIAESINIALDKTHGVTAVIENTAGQGSNLGFAFEQLAYLIDRVEDKSRVGVCIDTCHAFAAGYDLRTAEACEKTFAELDSIVGFEYLKGMHLNDAMKILGSRVDRHTPLGEGMIGMECFRYIMQDARFDGIPLILETPDEERWPEEIAMLKAFAEEK; the protein is encoded by the coding sequence ATGAAATATATCGGAGCACACGTAAGCGCTTCGGGAGGTGTGGAGAACGCCCCCGCCAATGCGCACAAGATAGGGGCTACGGCTTTCGCACTTTTCACCAAAAACCAGCGGCAGTGGGTCGCCGCGCCGCTGACGGCGGCGCAGATCGACTCTTTCCGCAATGTCTGCGACCAGTACGGCTACCTCCCGGCCCAGATCCTGCCACACGATTCGTACCTGATCAACCTCGGACATCCTGAGCGCGACGGGCTGGAGAAGTCGCGCGCGGCGTTTCTCGACGAGATGCAGCGTTGCGAGCAGCTGGGGCTGGACCGTCTGAACTTCCATCCCGGAAGCCACCTGCAGAAGATCGCGCCCGAAGAGTCGCTCGACCGGATCGCCGAGTCGATCAACATCGCGCTGGACAAGACGCACGGCGTGACGGCCGTAATCGAGAATACGGCGGGACAGGGTTCCAATCTGGGCTTCGCCTTCGAACAACTGGCCTACCTGATCGACCGCGTGGAGGACAAGTCGCGCGTAGGCGTCTGCATCGACACCTGCCACGCTTTCGCCGCAGGTTACGACCTGCGTACGGCCGAGGCGTGCGAGAAGACGTTCGCGGAGCTGGACAGCATCGTGGGGTTCGAATACCTGAAAGGCATGCACCTGAACGACGCCATGAAGATATTGGGCAGCCGTGTGGACCGTCATACGCCGCTGGGCGAAGGCATGATCGGCATGGAGTGTTTCCGCTACATCATGCAGGACGCGCGTTTCGACGGCATTCCGCTGATCCTCGAAACGCCCGACGAAGAGCGCTGGCCGGAGGAGATCGCCATGCTCAAGGCGTTCGCCGAAGAAAAATAA
- a CDS encoding TrmH family RNA methyltransferase, which translates to MKNTANKGAEWYAERIACLAEFTTSERYEVLRRTVAMRTRYMTVLAENMYHGQNAAALIRHCEAFGVQEMHTVETLCRFEPNPDIVRGTDQWVDVRRHPSTGEALAALRSAGYRIVATTPHREDVTPETFDVAAGPFALVFGTEHAGISDEVIAGADEFLRIPMCGMVESLNVSASAAILIYMLSERMRLTVGEWRMTDAQQAETLFGWMRRSVKDADAILQRKFKD; encoded by the coding sequence ATGAAAAATACCGCAAATAAGGGTGCTGAATGGTACGCCGAACGTATCGCCTGCCTTGCGGAGTTCACGACCTCCGAGCGTTATGAAGTACTCCGCCGCACGGTCGCCATGCGTACGCGATACATGACCGTGCTGGCCGAGAATATGTACCACGGGCAGAATGCAGCCGCCCTGATCCGCCACTGCGAGGCGTTCGGCGTGCAGGAGATGCACACCGTCGAGACGCTGTGCCGCTTCGAACCCAATCCCGACATCGTGCGCGGCACCGACCAATGGGTCGATGTCCGGCGTCATCCCTCGACGGGAGAAGCCCTCGCCGCACTGCGCAGTGCGGGATACCGCATCGTTGCGACTACGCCCCACCGCGAAGACGTGACGCCCGAAACGTTCGACGTCGCCGCAGGGCCTTTCGCACTGGTTTTCGGCACCGAACACGCCGGAATCTCGGACGAGGTGATCGCCGGAGCCGACGAATTCCTGCGCATCCCGATGTGCGGCATGGTCGAGAGCCTGAATGTTTCGGCGTCGGCCGCGATCCTGATCTATATGCTCTCCGAGCGGATGCGGCTCACGGTCGGGGAGTGGCGCATGACCGACGCGCAGCAGGCCGAGACCCTCTTCGGCTGGATGCGCCGCAGCGTGAAGGATGCGGACGCGATATTGCAGCGGAAATTCAAAGATTGA
- the deoC gene encoding deoxyribose-phosphate aldolase, producing MEYANHLNEYAPAWSEAQVAEEVARIREAAKRNHNAEVYKMCYSAIDITTLSCNDSVTSVTEFARKTAEFYQKFPHIPNVASICIYPAFVETVGLAVDGTPMKITSVGGGFPAAQTFLEVKALEVAMAIENGADEVDIVLNVGRMLTGEYDEAANEVEVIRSEMDADVVLKVIIESGALKTPDLIRKASLLSMFAGADFVKTSTGKIDVAATPEAAVVMCQAIRDYYQKTGRKVGFKAAGGVRTAEDAALYYTIVEEILGPEWLNTDMFRIGASSAANNLLSAIEGREIKYY from the coding sequence ATGGAGTACGCCAATCATCTGAATGAATACGCTCCGGCATGGAGCGAAGCGCAGGTGGCCGAAGAGGTCGCCCGCATCCGCGAAGCCGCGAAGCGCAATCATAATGCGGAAGTATATAAAATGTGTTACTCGGCCATCGACATCACGACCCTGTCGTGCAACGACTCGGTGACCTCGGTGACCGAGTTCGCCCGCAAGACGGCCGAATTCTACCAGAAATTCCCGCATATTCCCAACGTGGCCTCGATCTGCATCTATCCGGCATTCGTCGAGACCGTCGGGTTGGCCGTGGACGGCACTCCGATGAAGATCACGAGCGTCGGCGGCGGATTTCCCGCGGCGCAGACCTTCCTCGAAGTAAAGGCGCTCGAAGTGGCGATGGCCATCGAGAACGGCGCCGACGAGGTGGATATCGTACTCAATGTGGGCCGCATGCTTACGGGAGAATACGACGAGGCGGCAAATGAGGTCGAGGTGATCCGCTCGGAGATGGACGCCGACGTCGTGCTGAAGGTCATCATCGAATCGGGGGCGCTCAAAACACCCGATCTGATCCGCAAGGCATCGCTGCTTTCGATGTTCGCAGGAGCCGATTTCGTAAAGACCTCGACCGGAAAGATCGACGTAGCCGCAACGCCCGAAGCGGCCGTGGTCATGTGTCAGGCGATCCGCGACTACTACCAGAAGACGGGCCGCAAGGTGGGATTCAAGGCCGCAGGAGGCGTCCGCACGGCCGAGGACGCCGCCCTCTACTATACGATCGTCGAGGAGATTCTCGGGCCGGAATGGCTCAATACGGATATGTTCCGCATCGGCGCCTCCTCTGCCGCGAACAACCTCCTTTCGGCTATCGAAGGCAGGGAGATCAAGTATTACTGA
- a CDS encoding aspartate aminotransferase family protein → MNTILRKQFLAHVGQTSPSPMLVEVERAEGSFFYTPEGKRYYDLVAGVSVSNVGHCNPAVVRAVQEQAARYMHVMVYGELVETPQVEYASKLASLLPGGLESVYFVNSGAEAVEGALKLAKRFTGRTELISMRRAYHGSTHGSMSMMGAPEGEEWKGAFRPLLPDVQAIEFNDFDALNRITRRTACVLAEPVQGEAGVRTPAPGYLEALRRRCDEVGALLVFDEIQTGMGRTGELFAMLKYGVTPDIVCLAKAFGGGMPLGAFVARREIMDTLQTDPVLGHITTFGGHPVCCAAGLAALNYLLDNKVVEQAEAKGALYETLLGSHPAVREIRRSGLLMAVELGESAKLYRTMELFKDAGILSDWFLFCDTAFRISPPLTISGEEVRESAALIRECLDRLR, encoded by the coding sequence ATGAATACCATTTTACGCAAACAATTTCTGGCCCACGTGGGCCAGACTTCGCCTTCGCCGATGCTCGTCGAAGTCGAACGCGCCGAAGGGTCGTTTTTCTACACGCCCGAAGGCAAGCGTTACTACGACTTGGTGGCGGGCGTCTCGGTGAGCAACGTCGGCCACTGCAATCCCGCCGTGGTGCGGGCCGTGCAGGAGCAGGCGGCGCGCTATATGCACGTGATGGTCTACGGCGAGCTGGTCGAGACGCCGCAGGTGGAATATGCCTCGAAGCTCGCGTCGCTGCTGCCCGGAGGACTCGAAAGCGTCTATTTCGTCAATTCGGGGGCCGAAGCGGTCGAGGGCGCTTTAAAGCTGGCCAAGCGTTTCACGGGCCGCACGGAGCTGATCTCCATGCGCCGCGCCTACCACGGTTCGACCCACGGTTCGATGAGCATGATGGGGGCGCCCGAAGGCGAAGAGTGGAAAGGGGCGTTCCGGCCCCTGCTGCCCGACGTGCAGGCGATCGAATTCAACGATTTCGACGCGCTGAACCGCATCACGCGGCGCACGGCCTGCGTGCTGGCCGAACCCGTACAGGGCGAAGCGGGCGTCCGGACGCCCGCGCCGGGCTATCTGGAAGCCCTGCGGCGGCGGTGCGACGAAGTGGGCGCCCTGCTGGTCTTCGACGAGATACAGACCGGTATGGGCCGCACGGGCGAACTGTTCGCCATGCTCAAATACGGCGTTACGCCCGACATCGTATGCTTGGCCAAGGCGTTCGGCGGCGGCATGCCGCTGGGGGCGTTCGTGGCGCGGCGCGAAATCATGGATACGCTGCAAACCGATCCGGTTCTGGGACATATCACCACCTTCGGCGGACACCCGGTCTGTTGTGCGGCGGGGCTGGCGGCGTTGAATTACCTGCTGGACAACAAGGTCGTGGAGCAGGCCGAAGCCAAGGGCGCGCTGTACGAAACGCTGCTGGGGAGCCATCCCGCCGTGCGCGAAATCCGCCGCAGCGGCCTGTTGATGGCCGTCGAGTTGGGCGAATCGGCGAAACTGTACCGCACGATGGAACTGTTCAAGGATGCCGGAATCCTGAGCGACTGGTTCCTGTTCTGCGACACGGCATTCCGCATCTCGCCGCCGCTGACGATCTCCGGGGAGGAGGTGCGCGAAAGCGCCGCGCTTATCCGGGAGTGTCTCGACCGGCTGCGGTAG